A single region of the Microcella sp. genome encodes:
- a CDS encoding pyroglutamyl-peptidase I — MSLPADRLPTVLVTGFEPFNGAALNPSAELVRRLTELGHPDCRIVGDVLPVSFANAPGLLAAAIDAHHPDIVVMLGLAENRHAITPERVALNLADASIADNDGAQPTDAPLEPHGPAARFTLLPVKHIADAISQAGIPAEVSLSAGTYVCNAVMYAALGIAEQRAAARAEVVSGEDDVTLRVGFIHVPATPQLGGDPRFTLDELERGIRIAITTIIDQRR; from the coding sequence ATGAGCCTGCCTGCCGACCGCCTGCCGACCGTGCTCGTCACCGGGTTCGAGCCCTTCAACGGCGCCGCCCTCAACCCCAGCGCAGAGCTGGTGCGGCGGCTGACTGAGCTCGGGCATCCCGATTGCCGCATTGTCGGCGACGTGCTGCCGGTGTCATTCGCGAACGCACCTGGGCTGCTGGCCGCCGCCATCGACGCCCACCACCCCGACATCGTCGTCATGCTCGGGCTCGCCGAGAACCGGCACGCCATCACGCCTGAACGCGTCGCTCTCAACCTCGCCGATGCGAGCATCGCCGACAACGACGGAGCCCAGCCGACGGATGCTCCGCTCGAGCCGCACGGGCCCGCCGCCCGTTTCACGCTGCTACCCGTCAAGCACATCGCCGACGCGATCAGTCAGGCCGGCATCCCAGCCGAAGTGTCGCTCAGCGCCGGAACCTACGTCTGCAACGCCGTCATGTATGCCGCACTCGGCATCGCCGAGCAGCGCGCCGCTGCGCGGGCGGAGGTGGTTTCGGGTGAGGACGATGTGACGCTTCGGGTCGGATTCATCCACGTGCCGGCGACGCCGCAGCTCGGCGGCGACCCGCGGTTCACGCTCGATGAGCTCGAGCGGGGCATCCGCATCGCCATCACGACCATCATCGACCAGCGCCGGTGA
- a CDS encoding MFS transporter, whose amino-acid sequence MPASQHHASAAPVLLSAHRTRLVLLVVSISLMTVVSAVSGLNVALPSLARATGASQTELTWIVDAYTVIFAGLLLASGAIGDRVGRKGILLVGLAIFGVAAAAAAFVETPSALIALRAVMGIGAAAIMPTTLSVITTTFPLDQRPKAVGVWVGVAGGGAAIGVFVAALLLQWFEWPSFFWLNVGLATDGFVGTALVVPPGRAEHPPRFDGFGAVLSLLAVGGIVFGIIEIPERGADDPLALGVLAAGLAALVAFVLWEWRVSAPLLDPRLFAVRGFGMGSLSLAVQFFAAFGFFFAALQYLQFVAGLSPLWAAACLLPMPFILIPLARFSPRLAERFGYRRVAPVGLLLIAAAFVVFSRLEVELNYAVFGTGIVLFAIGMALSGAPSTTAITQSLPSGKQGVASAVNDTAREFGSALGIAVLGSILTATYKSGVQDAIAGLPPAIGSAVESSIAFTQSDRVAEFGAAAQPVIDAAKSAFLDGVTSALLVAAVVLAVTAAITVTFGPRRAPAPAPLH is encoded by the coding sequence ATGCCCGCTTCGCAGCACCACGCCAGCGCCGCCCCTGTGCTGCTCTCTGCGCACCGCACTCGACTGGTGCTGCTCGTGGTGAGCATCTCGCTCATGACGGTCGTGAGTGCCGTGAGCGGGCTCAATGTGGCGCTGCCGAGCCTCGCCCGCGCGACGGGTGCGAGCCAGACCGAGCTGACCTGGATCGTCGACGCCTACACCGTCATCTTCGCGGGCCTCCTGCTCGCCTCCGGCGCGATCGGCGACCGTGTGGGTCGCAAGGGAATTCTGCTCGTCGGTCTTGCCATCTTCGGTGTGGCGGCGGCGGCCGCGGCCTTCGTCGAGACTCCGAGCGCGCTCATCGCGCTGCGTGCCGTGATGGGCATCGGTGCGGCGGCGATCATGCCGACGACGTTGTCGGTCATCACGACGACGTTTCCGCTCGACCAGCGACCGAAGGCGGTCGGAGTGTGGGTGGGCGTGGCCGGCGGCGGTGCAGCGATCGGGGTGTTCGTGGCAGCCCTGCTGCTGCAGTGGTTCGAGTGGCCGTCGTTCTTCTGGCTCAACGTGGGGCTCGCGACTGACGGCTTCGTGGGCACGGCGCTCGTGGTTCCGCCGGGTCGAGCTGAGCATCCACCTCGATTCGATGGGTTCGGCGCCGTGCTGAGCCTGCTCGCCGTCGGGGGAATCGTGTTCGGCATCATCGAGATTCCTGAACGGGGTGCAGACGACCCGCTCGCACTCGGAGTGCTTGCCGCGGGTCTCGCCGCGCTCGTGGCGTTCGTACTGTGGGAGTGGCGTGTCTCTGCACCGCTGCTCGACCCGCGCCTGTTCGCGGTGCGCGGTTTCGGCATGGGCAGCCTGTCGCTCGCGGTGCAGTTCTTCGCCGCGTTCGGCTTCTTCTTCGCGGCGCTGCAGTATCTGCAGTTCGTGGCGGGGCTGAGCCCGCTGTGGGCGGCGGCGTGCCTGCTGCCGATGCCGTTCATTCTCATTCCGCTCGCGCGCTTCTCGCCGCGCCTCGCCGAGCGCTTCGGCTACCGCCGTGTCGCCCCGGTCGGGCTGCTGCTGATCGCGGCCGCGTTCGTGGTCTTCTCGCGGCTCGAGGTCGAGCTGAACTACGCCGTCTTCGGCACCGGCATCGTGCTGTTCGCGATCGGCATGGCCCTGTCGGGTGCTCCGTCGACGACGGCGATCACGCAGTCGCTGCCGTCTGGCAAGCAGGGCGTGGCGTCGGCTGTCAACGACACGGCGCGCGAATTCGGCAGCGCGCTCGGCATCGCGGTGCTCGGCAGCATCTTGACGGCCACCTACAAATCGGGGGTTCAGGATGCGATCGCGGGCCTGCCGCCCGCGATCGGCTCGGCCGTCGAGTCGTCGATCGCGTTCACCCAATCAGATCGGGTCGCCGAGTTCGGAGCCGCCGCCCAGCCCGTCATCGACGCAGCCAAGTCAGCCTTTCTCGACGGTGTCACGTCGGCCCTGCTGGTCGCGGCTGTCGTGCTCGCCGTCACGGCGGCGATCACGGTGACGTTCGGGCCGCGGCGGGCGCCAGCACCCGCGCCCCTGCACTAG
- a CDS encoding HNH endonuclease signature motif containing protein, whose protein sequence is MIASAMSVAVDALTAVPRALESYRALADEALLDLTRLAAEEVRLAQLHVSLLAGEIARRSTPELGSEGLAQRTGHRTAEELVRVTTGTRVVDARTAVRVGTTVGAEEQSVLGAAVIQGRVSVAVADAVSTGLGRVGGGVSADDLDQAAAALLPRIEGLDADRAGREARAARDDLDAAGVAEREEVRREQRSFRLGRRADGMGYAHWVLDPETFALVSDVFDRVTSPRRTSPHFTSSDESGADERATCDSGRNATSSTAAELADTRTLEQRASDVFAELLRQGAAADTTHLLGDAPIGVRMIVAATALATRTGRGFIEGHPDPVSIATIERHACTAGTITLTVDGAPENAGQPLNLGRERRLFTRAQRLALAARDGGCRWPGCERPPSWTEAHHIEHWHRDRGRTDIADGILLCRHHHLLAHNNGWEITRAGPEYLLHPPDSIDRDAREMPSKSRALGDALSSALSA, encoded by the coding sequence GTGATCGCGTCAGCGATGTCGGTGGCGGTGGATGCTCTCACTGCTGTCCCTCGTGCTCTCGAGTCGTATCGTGCGCTGGCTGATGAGGCGTTGCTTGATCTCACCCGTCTGGCGGCAGAAGAGGTGCGACTGGCGCAACTGCATGTGTCGCTGTTGGCGGGCGAGATCGCCCGCCGCTCGACCCCCGAGTTGGGCTCTGAAGGGCTCGCGCAGCGCACCGGGCACCGCACCGCCGAAGAGCTCGTGCGCGTCACGACCGGAACCCGCGTGGTGGATGCCCGCACGGCGGTGCGTGTCGGCACCACTGTCGGTGCTGAGGAGCAGAGCGTGCTCGGTGCGGCCGTCATCCAGGGGCGCGTCAGTGTTGCCGTTGCTGACGCCGTGAGCACCGGGCTGGGCCGAGTGGGCGGGGGTGTCAGCGCTGATGACCTCGACCAGGCTGCCGCTGCTCTGCTTCCGCGCATCGAGGGGCTCGATGCAGACCGAGCGGGTCGTGAAGCACGCGCGGCACGGGATGACCTCGATGCGGCTGGTGTTGCGGAGCGTGAAGAAGTCCGCCGCGAGCAACGCTCCTTCCGGCTTGGGCGTCGTGCTGACGGAATGGGGTACGCCCATTGGGTGCTCGACCCTGAAACCTTCGCCCTCGTCAGCGACGTGTTCGACCGCGTCACCTCACCCCGCCGCACTAGCCCACACTTCACCAGTTCCGATGAGAGCGGTGCCGACGAGAGGGCAACCTGCGACAGCGGGCGCAACGCCACATCGAGCACGGCGGCTGAGTTGGCTGACACGCGCACTCTCGAGCAGCGCGCTAGTGATGTGTTCGCCGAACTACTGCGGCAGGGAGCTGCCGCCGACACCACACATCTGCTCGGCGATGCCCCGATCGGGGTGCGCATGATCGTCGCCGCCACCGCTCTCGCCACTCGCACTGGTCGTGGGTTCATCGAAGGCCACCCCGACCCGGTCTCGATCGCCACCATCGAACGACACGCCTGCACAGCCGGCACCATCACCCTCACCGTCGACGGTGCTCCCGAGAACGCCGGACAACCTTTGAACCTGGGGCGTGAACGGCGCCTCTTCACACGAGCACAACGCCTCGCCCTCGCCGCCCGCGACGGAGGATGCCGCTGGCCCGGCTGCGAACGTCCCCCTTCTTGGACAGAAGCGCACCACATTGAGCACTGGCACCGCGACCGCGGAAGAACCGACATCGCAGACGGAATCCTCCTCTGCCGACATCACCACCTGCTCGCCCACAATAACGGATGGGAAATCACCCGCGCCGGGCCGGAGTATCTGCTCCACCCACCCGACAGTATCGACCGCGACGCACGAGAGATGCCCAGCAAGAGTCGAGCCCTCGGCGACGCACTGAGCAGCGCGCTGAGCGCGTGA
- a CDS encoding GNAT family N-acetyltransferase has protein sequence MTALTIAPAADVPWASVERLFDSTAASRHCSCRWWLTTNAEAAVLDDADRRTASQGDHAARTLRGLIARLGDEPIGWVGAGPRADFVRLSRTKAIAGAVPDSDFGDAGVWSIVCFIVVPDHRGTGVARALLAAAVAHAAAAGAAIVEAYPVDADAQAANPASTRSTLKPSGLNTGTAALFSDAGFVEVGARVTDARPVMRVSTAVQS, from the coding sequence ATGACCGCGTTGACCATCGCGCCCGCCGCCGACGTGCCCTGGGCGTCAGTCGAGCGGCTGTTCGACTCGACAGCCGCGTCGCGACACTGCTCGTGCCGCTGGTGGCTCACGACCAACGCTGAAGCCGCCGTGCTCGACGACGCCGACCGACGCACCGCCTCGCAGGGCGACCATGCCGCCCGCACGCTGCGCGGGCTGATCGCCCGCCTCGGCGACGAGCCCATCGGCTGGGTCGGCGCCGGTCCGCGCGCCGACTTCGTGCGGCTGTCGCGCACCAAAGCCATCGCGGGCGCCGTGCCCGACAGCGACTTCGGCGATGCCGGTGTCTGGTCGATCGTGTGCTTCATCGTCGTGCCCGACCACCGCGGCACCGGCGTCGCGCGTGCGCTGCTCGCAGCAGCGGTGGCGCACGCCGCCGCAGCGGGTGCGGCCATCGTCGAGGCCTACCCCGTCGACGCAGACGCGCAGGCCGCGAACCCCGCGAGCACGAGATCCACGTTGAAGCCGAGCGGCCTCAACACCGGCACCGCAGCGCTGTTCAGCGACGCCGGCTTCGTCGAGGTCGGCGCGCGCGTCACAGACGCTCGACCCGTCATGCGCGTGTCGACGGCGGTGCAGTCGTGA
- a CDS encoding DMT family transporter — protein sequence MTRRGLVLFIALGVVWGVPYLFIKIAVGELSPEFLALARCALAAALLLPIALHRNAVRSVLVRWRPLLIFAVIEIVLPWYFLGAAEVRLPSSTTGLLLSSIPIVAVGIAFLMGRRDRLTGRNWVGIALGTAGVAAIVGFEIDASDSGSVAMLIVVVVGYALGPAILSRYMHDLPGVGVMALALTASALIYVPVVAVTGGWPTEVPSAPVISAVLVLAVLCSAVAFLLMFALIAEIGPIRMTAITYVNPAVAVIAGALVLSEPITIFTVVGFALILLGCALVTQPDRRPPTIAADAVPVPAIADEVAPPPPPR from the coding sequence GTGACGCGTCGAGGGCTGGTGCTGTTCATCGCGCTCGGCGTGGTGTGGGGGGTTCCCTACCTGTTCATCAAGATCGCGGTCGGCGAGCTCAGCCCCGAGTTTCTGGCCCTCGCCCGCTGCGCGCTCGCGGCAGCGCTGCTGCTGCCCATCGCCTTGCACCGCAATGCCGTGCGGTCGGTGCTCGTGCGCTGGCGGCCCCTGCTGATCTTCGCCGTCATCGAGATCGTGCTGCCCTGGTACTTTCTTGGCGCCGCCGAAGTGCGGTTGCCGAGCTCGACCACCGGGCTGCTGCTGTCGAGCATCCCGATCGTCGCCGTCGGCATCGCCTTTCTCATGGGACGACGCGACCGGCTCACCGGCCGCAACTGGGTGGGCATCGCCCTCGGCACGGCCGGAGTCGCCGCGATCGTCGGCTTCGAGATCGACGCCTCAGACAGCGGCAGCGTCGCCATGCTCATCGTCGTCGTCGTCGGCTATGCGCTCGGCCCGGCCATCCTCTCGCGATACATGCACGACCTGCCCGGCGTCGGCGTCATGGCGCTCGCACTGACCGCGAGTGCGCTCATTTATGTACCCGTCGTCGCGGTGACGGGCGGGTGGCCGACCGAGGTGCCGTCAGCGCCCGTGATCAGCGCCGTGCTCGTGCTCGCCGTGCTGTGCAGCGCCGTCGCGTTTCTGCTCATGTTCGCGCTCATCGCCGAGATCGGGCCGATTCGCATGACCGCCATCACCTACGTGAACCCCGCCGTGGCCGTCATCGCCGGCGCGCTTGTGCTCTCAGAGCCGATCACGATCTTCACAGTCGTGGGCTTCGCGCTCATTCTGCTCGGGTGCGCGCTCGTCACCCAGCCCGACCGGCGGCCGCCGACGATCGCAGCGGATGCTGTTCCGGTGCCCGCGATCGCCGACGAGGTGGCCCCTCCTCCCCCGCCTCGGTGA
- a CDS encoding NUDIX domain-containing protein, with protein sequence MSETTRDGTAATPQPGAARGVAAQGTVIRVSAVLAVDDAGRLLVVRKRGTHVWMQPGGKPEPGETAAETLARELLEELGVRLDPDELEPLGTFTTDAANEAGATLIADVFRARIEHPVVADAEIDAVTWMHPSEFDQHRLAPLITQHMLALLPSVGEPR encoded by the coding sequence GTGAGCGAGACGACGCGCGACGGCACAGCCGCGACGCCTCAGCCGGGGGCAGCGCGGGGGGTCGCGGCCCAGGGCACCGTCATTCGCGTGTCGGCGGTGCTCGCGGTCGACGACGCCGGCCGACTGCTCGTCGTGCGCAAACGGGGCACGCACGTGTGGATGCAGCCCGGCGGCAAGCCCGAACCGGGCGAGACTGCAGCCGAGACGCTCGCACGCGAACTGCTCGAAGAACTCGGCGTGCGCCTCGACCCCGACGAGCTCGAACCGCTCGGCACCTTCACCACCGACGCCGCCAACGAAGCGGGCGCCACGCTCATCGCCGACGTCTTTCGTGCGCGCATCGAGCACCCGGTCGTCGCCGACGCCGAGATCGACGCCGTGACGTGGATGCACCCCAGCGAGTTCGACCAGCACCGACTCGCGCCGCTCATCACCCAGCACATGCTCGCCCTGCTGCCCAGTGTCGGCGAACCCCGCTAA